One genomic window of Arachis hypogaea cultivar Tifrunner chromosome 8, arahy.Tifrunner.gnm2.J5K5, whole genome shotgun sequence includes the following:
- the LOC112705851 gene encoding protein DCL, chloroplastic, with the protein MAYSSLSLSKTAPRVPHLTNPISSPFSHFHSPSFFLSFPFYPRLSPLRAAATSDGDHFLRKPLVPQPNTSYGYDHGDDDDEEEEEEEDKCVDWEDQILEDTVPLVGFVRMLLHSGQYESGDRLSPEHEKTILEKLLPFHPEYEKKIGVGVDYITIGYHPNFERSRCLFIARKDGELVDFSYWKCIKGLIRKNYPLYADSFILRHFRKRSSHQLRS; encoded by the exons ATGGCTTATTCATCACTGTCATTATCCAAAACGGCACCGCGTGTTCCCCACCTCACAAACCCTATCTCCTCCCCCTTCTCCCACTTCCATTCCccttccttctttctctctttcccaTTCTACCCTCGCCTCTCCCCCCTCAGAGCAGCTGCAACTTCCGACGGCGACCACTTCCTCAGGAAGCCCCTCGTTCCCCAACCCAACACCAGCTATGGTTACGACCAcggcgatgatgatgatgaagaagaggaggaggaggaggataaaTGCGTTGACTGGGAAGACCAGATTCTGGAGGACACCGTTCCTTTGGTTGGCTTTGTCAGGATGCTTCTCCATTCTGGACA ATATGAAAGTGGAGATAGACTGAGTCCAGAGCATGAGAAAACCATTCTTGAGAAGCTGCTTCCCTTTCATCCAGAATATGAGAAAAAGATTGGAGTTGGAGTTGATTATATCACG ATTGGATATCATCCCAATTTTGAGCGATCTAGATGTTTGTTCATAGCACGGAAAGATGGAGAGCTGGTTGACTTTTCATATTGGAAGTGCATAAAGGGTTTGATCAGAAAAAATTATCCATTATATGCAGACAGTTTCATTCTCAGACATTTCAGGAAGCGCAGCAGCCATCAGTTGCGAAGTTAG